The genomic interval TATTGGTTGACCCAGAAGATGAGGCGTCTTTAGCGGATGCAATTGCAGCAATTCTACAGGATTTACCCATGTCGCAGCGATTGACACAAAATGCAATCTCTCTTATTCGCCAAGAATTTTCTCTGTCGGGTAATACAGAGAAACTCAACCGATTATTCTATCACTGTGTACAACAGCATTCGCTATGACTAATGAATCAATACACACTTTGTTAAGCCGGGATGTTTGGTGCATTCTTGGATTACCATTTGATGCTGTGACCTTAAATGACGCAGCAAATCATGTCAGAAACTCTATTGAGACTGGTGAGCGCTGTTTTATTTCTACTCCTAATCTCAACTTTGCTGTTACCGCTCAGTCAGATGAGGCGTTTTTTGAGTCGGTGGTACAGAGTGATATAAGTTTGGCCGATGGTATGCCTATTGTCTGGTTGGCGAAACTACTTGGCATTCCATTGCGGGAAAGGGTTGCCGGTTCCGATTTGTTCAGTCATCTGTCAGAGCAATCTAAATCCCCTAAAATTAAAGTGTTTTTCTTTGGCGGTCAGCCGGGTGTTGCTGCGATTGCCCATGAGAAACTTAATCAGCAGAGCAAGGGGATGGAAAGCTGTGGCTATATAGATCCCGGTTTTGTTTCTGTTGAGGAGATGAGTCGGCCTGACACGATTCAAGTCATTAATCAGTCCAATGCCGATTTTCTGGTGGTTGCTCTGGGTGCCAAAAAGGGGCAGCAATGGATACAGCACAACAAACATCAGTTTGAGGTGCCGGTATACAGCCATCTGGGTGCTGTCATTAACTTTGTTGCCGGACATGTTGAAAGAGCTCCAGGCGTCTGGCAGAAAGCTGGATTGGAGTGGCTATGGCGTATACGTCAAGAGCCAGCCCTTTGGCGTCGTTATTTGGGAGATGCTCTGCGGTTAATCAACCAGATGACCACGCGGGTACTTCCTCTGGTGGTATATAGTTATTGGTTAAAAAAGAGTGTGGGTGCTGAACTGTTGTCAGGGAAGGTAGTAACAGAGCAGGGGAATCCGGAAATTATCCGATTGTCTGGAGCAATGTGTCATCCCTATTTACAACCCTTGCAGCAAGCTCTTGTTGCCAACCTGCACAACACAGGTAGCGATATCAGTTTAGATATGGCTGGAGTAAGTTACATTGACGGTGCATGTATAGCGAAATTACTATTGTTCCAGGGCTTTCTAAAGCGATACGGAAGGGCTTTAATTTTTCGAAATACACCGAAAAGAGTATATCGGCTTTTGAAATACAGTGGAGTGACAGACCGGTTTGAAATTCTATCTGGTTAATATGATTACTAGTACGAAGTATGCCTGTATGTTGAGGTGGATATGTTGAAAGCAAGAGAGGTTGTGTTGCGAAGAAAAATATGCGTCAGGTTGGTTAATATTGTGTCAGAATCTGAGAATTCTTAACACGTAAGTTTGAGACATAGTTCTAATCTGCTCTTTAGTTACAATCAGTAACTTTTAAAATTGAGAAAAAAGCCCGTCCTGAAGGCGTTAACCTACCCAAAAGTCCATGTTGTTGCCAAAATGTATGCAGATAGCATTTGGTTAACTAGTTATATATCGAATTAGAATTAAAGGATCATAAGGTAATTCAAATATAAGTTTCATGAAGTAATGAAAAACCTCAGCTATTATTTTAAGGATCAAAGCAAAGTAGGCAGTACCGGTGTTGCTTTACATAATAGTTATCATGTTTTCATAAGATGTTCCAGAAAGACACTATATGTTGCCGGATTAGATTACTTATGTACCGTTTTTCTAAATCCTTTCAGGAGGAACTCAATGAAATCCATCCTTGGCCCTTCCAATATTTTTTTAATTCTCGTAAAAAAAATATCAATATTGTTTTTAGGTATTATCTTTACTTCATATGCTTATGCTGACAACTATAGTGTTGAATGGGAAAGTAAATTTAACCTTCCACCGCAGGACACAAATGGTTGGTCTATACTAAAACCGTCAGAAGATTCCCGTATTATCTATGTTTCCAATGAAGGAAATGATACGACTGCAGAAGTTTACAAATATCAAGATCTTACTGATCTGTACGGAAACTCTATTGATGTCTTTATCCCAACCTGGACCATCAAACCTTATGCTTCAATTGATGAAGCTTTAAAGCAGGTAAGAGATGGTTATCCTGACTATATTTTATTGAAGAGAGGGGATGTCTGGAATAGAACATCCGTCATAAAGTTTAAAGCGGGAAGTTCGGTAACTAATCGTTCCGTATTTGGCTATTATGGTAGTAATAAAGAAAGGCCTCTGATTAAGACAGGAAGCGCCGACGGTATTATCCTGAATAATGCACAATATTCTGCAATAATTGGTATTAAGTTCGTTGCCGATGCGAGAGATCCAAAAGGTGACCCCAATTTCGATTTTAGTTCAGCGTCAAACCCAAAAGGCTTTCAGGCTTTAAATTATGGCACGAATCTCGAAGGTCATATTCTAATCGAAGACTGCTGGTTTGATTGGTATGCGAACAACACTATTCAGGATATTAACACTGACTTGGGGCTGGTTAGTGATATTGTGCTTCGGAGAAACATAATTTCGAATAACTATGCGACATCCGGCCACTCTCAAGGTGTGTATGCTTACTACTCCTCAACATTATTGGAAGAAAACTTCTTTGACCATAACGGATGGTATCAACCGGGAGATGGAAGTACTCAGGGAGCGGGAGGGGCAACGATATTTAATCACAATACTTATTTTGCTGAGTCGAGAGAAACTATTTTCCGAAATAATATCTTTGCAAGAGCATCCAGTATTTCAAATAAATTTACCTCGAATACCACGGAAGGTACGAATCAGATTCTGGCTTGGGAAATTTTGCTTGATAATAATCTTTATCTCCAAGGTGAGGTTGGTGTCAGTCTGGGTGGAAATAAAGATCAGAATAATGGCCCACGTTGGGAAGATATTCGTGTTGTCAAAAATGTTTTTATGAATATTGGTGAAACCCAGCCCACGGGTCGCAACATTGCCTGGGGACTCGGGGTAGATGACTGGAAGAGTGGGTTGGTCGCCGACAATATTTTTACGAATTGGGGTAGCGTGACACTGAATAATGTCTATGCGATAAGCTCCTCAGGGCATACTACAAATGTTGAGTTTGCCAGAAATATTGTTGAGGGGCTTATCAGTTCAAAGCCGTTGGTAACATTTAACGATGCTACTCAAAGTGGTATTTACTTTCATGACAATGAAATTCGTGCTACCACGACCGAAAATGTTTACAAGAGTGGCAGGATTATGAAGTATGCTATAAGTAATCAAAATAAATTTTCCAATAACTACTATGTCTCTGATGCTGATCAATCAGAGTGGTTTGTGGGACAAGATGATGGCTTTATGAGTTTTTCAGAATATCTTGAAGCATCTGGAGAAGTCGAAGCTAAAATGGAATCCAGTAGTAATTTTGATCCAAACAGAACTATTGGTACTTATCTTACACAGCTAAAGCAAGATGCTTCCAAAACAGATGAAGTATCGAAGCTGGTTGAATTAATGAAAAATCAGTCAAAGTTTAACTGGAATCAGTATTTGAGCGCTGTAAAGATCAACCAGTACATACGGAACGGATACTGTAAGGATGGTGCTGATCTATGCGATGATGCCAAGCTTTTTCTGTATAACCCATCAAGCCCGGGTAATGTTTCTGTTCAGCCAAAATGACTCAACAATTGTTAGTCAG from Gynuella sunshinyii YC6258 carries:
- a CDS encoding WecB/TagA/CpsF family glycosyltransferase; the encoded protein is MTNESIHTLLSRDVWCILGLPFDAVTLNDAANHVRNSIETGERCFISTPNLNFAVTAQSDEAFFESVVQSDISLADGMPIVWLAKLLGIPLRERVAGSDLFSHLSEQSKSPKIKVFFFGGQPGVAAIAHEKLNQQSKGMESCGYIDPGFVSVEEMSRPDTIQVINQSNADFLVVALGAKKGQQWIQHNKHQFEVPVYSHLGAVINFVAGHVERAPGVWQKAGLEWLWRIRQEPALWRRYLGDALRLINQMTTRVLPLVVYSYWLKKSVGAELLSGKVVTEQGNPEIIRLSGAMCHPYLQPLQQALVANLHNTGSDISLDMAGVSYIDGACIAKLLLFQGFLKRYGRALIFRNTPKRVYRLLKYSGVTDRFEILSG